A single window of Synechococcus sp. CBW1004 DNA harbors:
- a CDS encoding MSMEG_0568 family radical SAM protein: MSELGRLVTELQVRGVVDPALAGAPIAGNSGRRGGAGPSDHRALTFGDTTVMVPVYNATAQESPYRLAAEAGGGVALEERGGERLNGLSAPPEPRFYGLRTDDGIPYRSIALLHGRDVLATTLLQTCIRFRDRRDSCQFCAIEQSLEDGRTVVRKTPEQVAEVAEAAVRLDGIRQLVMTTGTPNSDDRGARLMAETAAAVKRRVAIPIQAQCEPPEDPQWYAHMKESGVDSLGMHLEVVEPEVRRRILPGKSELPLERYFEAFEQAVAVFGRGQVSTYLLAGLGDSADSLITCSERLIELGVYPFVVPFVPIAGTPLEGHPAPTTDFMVEIYAAVAARLRVSDLRSDQMSAGCAKCGACSALSLFEKAP, from the coding sequence ATGTCTGAGCTCGGCCGCCTCGTGACCGAACTGCAGGTGCGCGGCGTGGTGGATCCGGCCCTCGCGGGCGCCCCGATCGCAGGCAACAGCGGCCGCCGCGGTGGTGCCGGCCCCTCCGACCACCGCGCTCTGACCTTCGGCGACACCACGGTGATGGTGCCCGTCTACAACGCCACCGCCCAGGAGTCGCCCTACCGCCTGGCAGCCGAGGCCGGCGGCGGCGTGGCCCTTGAGGAGCGCGGCGGCGAACGGCTGAACGGCCTCAGCGCACCGCCGGAGCCTCGCTTCTACGGCCTCCGCACCGACGACGGCATCCCCTACCGCTCGATCGCCCTGCTGCATGGCCGCGATGTGCTGGCCACCACCCTGCTGCAGACGTGCATCCGCTTCCGGGACCGGCGCGACTCATGCCAGTTCTGCGCCATCGAGCAGTCTCTCGAGGACGGCCGCACCGTGGTGCGCAAGACCCCCGAGCAGGTGGCCGAAGTGGCCGAAGCGGCGGTGCGCCTCGATGGCATTCGCCAGCTGGTGATGACCACCGGCACCCCCAACAGCGACGACCGCGGCGCACGGCTGATGGCCGAGACCGCCGCGGCCGTGAAGCGGCGCGTGGCGATCCCGATCCAGGCCCAGTGCGAACCGCCGGAGGATCCGCAGTGGTATGCCCACATGAAGGAATCCGGCGTCGACAGCCTGGGGATGCACCTGGAGGTGGTGGAGCCCGAGGTGCGCCGCCGCATCCTGCCCGGCAAGTCCGAGCTGCCCCTGGAGCGGTACTTCGAGGCCTTTGAGCAGGCCGTGGCGGTGTTCGGACGCGGCCAGGTGAGCACCTACCTGCTGGCCGGCCTGGGGGACAGCGCCGACTCCCTGATCACCTGCAGCGAACGGCTGATCGAGCTGGGCGTCTACCCGTTTGTGGTGCCCTTCGTGCCGATCGCCGGCACGCCGCTGGAGGGCCATCCGGCCCCCACCACCGACTTCATGGTGGAGATCTATGCGGCGGTGGCGGCACGGCTGCGCGTCTCCGATCTCCGCAGCGATCAGATGAGCGCCGGCTGCGCCAAGTGCGGCGCCTGCTCGGCCCTGTCGCTGTTCGAGAAGGCGCCATGA
- a CDS encoding Nit6803 family nitrilase translates to MASTITVAAAQIRPVLFSLEGSVARVLAAMAEAAASGVELIVFPETFLPYYPYFSFVEPPVRMGRSHLALYEQAVTVPGPAIDTIAAAARQHGMHVLLGINERDGGSLYNTQLLIDANGTIVLKRRKITPTYHERMVWGQGDGAGLQVVPTSIGRIGALACWEHYNPLARFALMTQGEELHCAQFPGSLVGPIFSEQTAVTMRHHALEAGCFVICSTAWLHPDDHAAITPDASLHAAFQGGCHTAVISPEGRYLAGPLPEGEGLAIAELDRSLITKRKRMMDSVGHYSRPDLLGLRLNAEPAAQVSAMGAPPLGHPEAAARLPDIATPAPAGEVSHV, encoded by the coding sequence ATGGCCAGCACCATCACCGTCGCCGCGGCCCAGATCCGGCCGGTTCTGTTTTCTCTGGAGGGCTCCGTGGCGCGGGTGCTCGCCGCCATGGCGGAGGCAGCCGCCTCCGGGGTCGAGTTGATCGTCTTTCCGGAGACGTTTCTGCCCTACTACCCCTATTTCTCCTTCGTCGAGCCGCCCGTGCGCATGGGCCGCTCCCACCTGGCCCTCTACGAGCAGGCAGTGACCGTTCCCGGTCCCGCCATCGACACGATCGCAGCCGCCGCCCGCCAGCACGGCATGCATGTTCTGCTCGGCATCAACGAACGCGACGGCGGCAGCCTCTACAACACCCAGCTGCTGATCGACGCCAACGGCACGATCGTGCTCAAACGCCGCAAGATCACGCCCACCTATCACGAGCGGATGGTGTGGGGCCAGGGCGACGGGGCGGGCCTCCAGGTGGTGCCCACATCCATCGGCAGGATCGGGGCCCTCGCCTGCTGGGAGCACTACAACCCCCTGGCGCGCTTCGCGCTGATGACCCAGGGGGAGGAACTCCACTGCGCCCAGTTCCCGGGCTCCCTGGTGGGGCCGATCTTCAGCGAACAGACGGCGGTGACGATGCGCCACCACGCCCTCGAGGCCGGCTGCTTCGTGATCTGCTCCACCGCCTGGCTTCACCCCGACGATCACGCCGCGATCACACCGGATGCCTCTCTCCATGCCGCCTTCCAGGGCGGCTGCCACACGGCCGTGATCAGCCCCGAGGGCCGCTACCTGGCCGGGCCGCTGCCGGAGGGGGAGGGGCTGGCGATCGCCGAACTGGACCGCTCCCTGATCACCAAACGCAAACGCATGATGGACAGCGTCGGCCACTACAGCCGCCCCGATCTTCTGGGCCTGCGCCTCAACGCCGAACCGGCCGCCCAGGTGAGCGCGATGGGCGCTCCACCCCTGGGCCATCCCGAGGCTGCGGCCCGCCTGCCGGATATCGCGACCCCGGCCCCGGCAGGGGAGGTGAGTCATGTCTGA
- a CDS encoding MSMEG_0572/Sll0783 family nitrogen starvation response protein: MPAVTRPANQPGDFLVDYEEKVFPDVKAEPGEKALITFHTVAFEGSIGLVNLLQGSRLINKGFETSILLYGPGVTLGVQRGFPKLGDAAFDGHLNFNARLQKFMDQGGKVYACRFALQALYGHGEAALMPGIRPINPLDVLDLVLMHRKEGAFILDTWTL; the protein is encoded by the coding sequence ATGCCTGCCGTCACCCGCCCCGCCAACCAGCCGGGCGATTTTCTCGTTGACTATGAGGAAAAGGTTTTTCCCGATGTCAAAGCAGAACCCGGCGAAAAGGCGCTGATCACCTTTCACACCGTCGCCTTCGAAGGTTCGATCGGACTGGTGAATCTGCTGCAGGGCAGCCGCCTGATCAACAAGGGCTTCGAGACCTCGATCCTGCTCTACGGACCCGGCGTCACCCTCGGCGTGCAGCGCGGTTTTCCGAAGCTGGGCGATGCCGCCTTCGACGGCCATCTCAATTTCAACGCCCGCCTGCAGAAGTTCATGGATCAGGGCGGCAAGGTGTACGCCTGCCGCTTCGCCCTCCAGGCCCTCTACGGCCATGGTGAAGCGGCCCTGATGCCCGGCATCCGGCCGATCAACCCGCTTGATGTTCTCGATCTGGTGCTGATGCACCGCAAGGAAGGGGCCTTCATTCTCGATACCTGGACCCTCTGA
- a CDS encoding MSMEG_0569 family flavin-dependent oxidoreductase has product MSSRFSPSSRRSVVVVGAGQAGLSVAQALQQRGIRPLLLEKHRIGYAWDQQRWDSFCLVTPNWQCRLPGFPYDGSDPHGFMGKQEIVAYLQRFAAHVGAEVREGVSVDRLVQNGSAYRLGTSEGEIEADHVVVATGGYHRPRRHPQAPRLPAGVLQLDARDYRSAAALPPGPVLVVGSGQSGCQIAEDLFLEGREVHLSVGSAPRSPRRYRGRDVVDWLDRMGYYAMPISEHSDPRAVRAKTNHYLTGRDGGREIDLRARACEGMRLHGRLLAIGPGHIAFENNLAANLDQADAVYCRIRSSIDSWIQQQGIAAPSEAPYSPCWEPPPGDDPGLDLSATPLAAVIWCTGYRSDFRWIDVPVFDGSGQPVHERGVTQSPGLYFLGLPWLHTWGSGRFCGVADDAEHLAALISLRVARRDASQERLECTALLGS; this is encoded by the coding sequence GTGTCCAGTCGCTTCAGCCCCAGTTCACGCCGATCCGTCGTGGTGGTCGGCGCCGGTCAGGCCGGCCTCTCGGTGGCTCAGGCCCTGCAGCAGCGCGGCATCCGGCCGCTCCTGCTCGAGAAACACCGCATCGGCTACGCCTGGGATCAGCAGCGCTGGGATTCCTTCTGTCTGGTGACGCCCAACTGGCAGTGCCGGCTGCCGGGCTTCCCCTACGACGGCTCCGATCCGCATGGCTTCATGGGCAAGCAGGAGATCGTGGCCTATCTGCAGCGCTTCGCCGCGCACGTCGGCGCTGAGGTGCGTGAGGGGGTGAGTGTCGATCGGCTGGTGCAGAACGGCTCGGCCTACCGCCTGGGCACCAGCGAAGGCGAGATCGAGGCTGACCACGTGGTGGTGGCCACCGGCGGTTATCACCGGCCGCGCCGCCATCCCCAGGCACCGCGCCTGCCGGCCGGTGTTCTGCAGCTGGACGCCCGCGACTATCGCAGTGCCGCTGCGTTACCGCCAGGTCCGGTGCTGGTGGTCGGCAGCGGCCAGTCGGGCTGCCAGATCGCTGAAGACCTGTTCCTCGAGGGCCGCGAGGTGCATCTCAGCGTCGGTTCCGCCCCCCGTTCCCCCCGCCGCTACCGCGGCCGCGACGTGGTCGACTGGCTCGATCGCATGGGCTACTACGCCATGCCGATCAGCGAACACAGCGACCCCAGGGCTGTGCGTGCCAAGACCAACCACTACCTCACCGGCCGCGACGGGGGACGGGAGATCGACCTGCGCGCCCGGGCCTGCGAGGGCATGCGGCTGCACGGCCGCCTGCTGGCGATCGGTCCGGGCCACATCGCCTTCGAGAACAACCTGGCCGCCAACCTCGATCAGGCCGATGCGGTGTATTGCCGCATCCGCAGCAGCATCGACAGCTGGATTCAGCAGCAGGGCATCGCAGCGCCCAGCGAGGCGCCTTACTCCCCCTGCTGGGAGCCGCCCCCCGGCGACGATCCGGGGCTGGATCTGTCCGCCACGCCCCTGGCGGCGGTGATCTGGTGCACGGGCTATCGCTCCGACTTCCGCTGGATCGACGTGCCGGTGTTCGACGGGTCGGGTCAGCCGGTCCATGAGCGCGGTGTCACCCAGAGTCCCGGTCTCTATTTCCTTGGCCTGCCCTGGCTGCATACCTGGGGATCGGGGCGTTTCTGCGGCGTGGCCGACGACGCCGAGCATCTGGCGGCTTTGATCAGCCTGCGGGTGGCCCGTCGTGACGCCAGCCAGGAGCGGCTGGAGTGCACGGCGCTGCTCGGCTCCTGA
- the rdgB gene encoding RdgB/HAM1 family non-canonical purine NTP pyrophosphatase translates to MASGSAPLPLVIASGNAGKIREFAALLAELPLEIRSQPEGLEVEETGTSFAENARLKATAVARASGCWALADDSGLSVTALEGAPGVQSARYADSDTARIARLLRELAAADGRRASAGLPPDRTAHFTAALAVADPSGRIRLEVEGTCPGEILEAPRGEGGFGYDPVFFVPELGLSFAEMDKATKASIGHRGRAFALLEPRLRQLLEGEAAMAAI, encoded by the coding sequence ATGGCCTCTGGCAGTGCGCCCCTCCCCCTGGTGATTGCCAGCGGCAATGCCGGCAAGATCCGCGAATTCGCCGCTCTGCTGGCGGAGCTCCCCCTCGAGATCCGCAGCCAGCCTGAGGGGCTGGAGGTGGAGGAGACAGGCACCTCCTTCGCCGAGAATGCACGCCTCAAGGCCACGGCCGTGGCTCGCGCCAGCGGCTGCTGGGCCCTGGCGGATGACTCGGGACTGAGCGTCACGGCCCTGGAGGGGGCCCCCGGCGTGCAGTCGGCCCGCTACGCGGACAGCGACACGGCGCGGATCGCGCGCCTGCTGCGGGAACTGGCCGCAGCCGATGGTCGCCGTGCCAGCGCTGGTCTGCCGCCCGACCGCACCGCCCACTTCACCGCCGCCCTGGCGGTGGCCGATCCCAGCGGCAGGATCCGCCTGGAGGTGGAGGGCACTTGCCCCGGCGAGATCCTGGAGGCCCCCCGCGGGGAGGGCGGCTTCGGCTACGACCCGGTGTTCTTCGTGCCGGAACTGGGCCTGAGCTTCGCCGAGATGGACAAGGCCACCAAGGCCTCCATCGGTCACCGCGGCCGTGCCTTCGCCTTGCTCGAGCCGCGGCTGCGGCAGCTCCTGGAGGGCGAGGCCGCGATGGCGGCGATCTGA
- the groL gene encoding chaperonin GroEL (60 kDa chaperone family; promotes refolding of misfolded polypeptides especially under stressful conditions; forms two stacked rings of heptamers to form a barrel-shaped 14mer; ends can be capped by GroES; misfolded proteins enter the barrel where they are refolded when GroES binds) has protein sequence MAKRIIYNEQARRALEKGIDILAESVAVTLGPKGRNVVLEKKFGAPQIVNDGVTIAKEIELEDHIENTGVALIRQAASKTNDAAGDGTTTATVLAHAMVKAGLRNVAAGANAISLKRGIDKASEFLVKKIEEHAKPISDSNAIAQVGTISAGNDEEVGRMIADAMDKVGKEGVISLEEGKSMTTELEVTEGMRFDKGYISPYFATDTERMEAVLEDPYILITDKKIGLVQDLVPVLEQIARTGKPLLIIAEDIEKEALATLVVNRLRGVLNVAAVKAPGFGDRRKAMLEDIAVLTNGQLITEDAGLKLENAKLEMLGTARRITINKDTTTIVAEGNEAAVKARCEQIRKQMDETDSSYDKEKLQERLAKLSGGVAVVKVGAATETEMKDKKLRLEDAINATKAAVEEGIVPGGGTTLAHLAPALEEWATANLSGEELIGAQIVASALTAPLKRIAENAGANGAVVAEHVKGKPFNEGYNAATGEYVDMLAAGIVDPAKVTRSGLQNAASIAGMVLTTECIVADLPEKKEAAPAGGGGMGGDFDY, from the coding sequence ATGGCCAAGCGCATCATTTACAACGAGCAGGCTCGCCGTGCGCTCGAAAAAGGCATCGACATCCTCGCCGAGTCGGTGGCCGTCACCCTCGGTCCCAAGGGCCGCAACGTGGTGCTCGAGAAGAAGTTCGGTGCTCCCCAGATCGTCAACGATGGTGTGACCATCGCCAAGGAGATCGAACTCGAGGACCACATCGAGAACACCGGCGTCGCCCTGATCCGTCAGGCCGCCTCCAAGACCAACGACGCCGCCGGTGACGGCACCACCACCGCCACCGTCCTGGCCCACGCCATGGTCAAGGCCGGCCTGCGCAACGTGGCCGCCGGCGCCAATGCCATCAGCCTCAAGCGTGGCATCGACAAGGCCTCCGAATTCCTGGTCAAGAAGATCGAGGAACACGCCAAGCCGATCAGCGACAGCAACGCCATCGCCCAGGTGGGCACCATCTCCGCCGGCAACGACGAAGAGGTGGGTCGCATGATCGCCGACGCCATGGACAAGGTCGGCAAGGAAGGCGTGATCTCCCTCGAGGAGGGCAAGTCGATGACCACCGAACTGGAGGTCACCGAAGGCATGCGCTTCGACAAGGGCTACATCTCCCCCTACTTCGCCACCGACACCGAGCGGATGGAGGCGGTGCTCGAGGATCCCTACATCTTGATCACCGACAAGAAGATCGGCCTGGTGCAGGACCTGGTGCCCGTTCTCGAGCAGATCGCCCGCACCGGCAAGCCCCTGCTGATCATTGCCGAGGACATCGAGAAGGAAGCCCTCGCCACCCTGGTGGTCAACCGCCTGCGCGGCGTCCTGAACGTGGCCGCCGTCAAGGCTCCCGGCTTCGGTGACCGCCGCAAGGCCATGCTCGAGGACATCGCCGTTCTCACCAACGGTCAGCTGATCACCGAGGACGCCGGCCTCAAGCTGGAGAACGCCAAGCTGGAGATGCTGGGCACGGCCCGCCGCATCACCATCAACAAGGACACCACCACCATCGTCGCCGAGGGCAACGAGGCTGCGGTGAAGGCCCGCTGCGAGCAGATCCGCAAGCAGATGGACGAGACCGACTCCTCCTATGACAAGGAGAAGCTGCAGGAGCGTCTGGCCAAGCTCAGCGGTGGTGTGGCCGTGGTCAAGGTGGGCGCTGCCACCGAGACCGAGATGAAAGACAAGAAGCTGCGCCTCGAGGACGCCATCAACGCCACCAAGGCGGCTGTCGAGGAGGGCATCGTCCCCGGCGGCGGCACCACCCTGGCCCACCTGGCTCCCGCCCTCGAGGAGTGGGCCACAGCCAACCTCTCCGGCGAGGAGCTGATCGGCGCCCAGATCGTGGCCTCCGCCCTCACCGCTCCCCTCAAGCGCATCGCTGAGAATGCCGGCGCCAACGGCGCCGTCGTGGCCGAGCACGTCAAGGGCAAGCCCTTCAACGAGGGCTACAACGCCGCCACCGGCGAGTACGTCGACATGCTGGCCGCCGGCATCGTCGATCCCGCCAAGGTGACCCGCTCCGGCCTGCAGAACGCCGCCTCGATCGCCGGCATGGTGCTCACCACCGAGTGCATCGTGGCCGATCTGCCCGAGAAGAAGGAAGCCGCTCCCGCCGGTGGCGGCGGCATGGGTGGCGACTTCGACTACTGA
- the groES gene encoding co-chaperone GroES, translated as MAAVSLSVSTVKPLGDRIFIKVSESEEKTAGGILLPDTAKEKPQVGEVVQVGPGKRNEDGSRQAPEVSVGDKVLYSKYAGTDIKLGTDEYVLLSEKDILAVVN; from the coding sequence ATGGCTGCTGTCTCCCTCAGCGTCTCCACGGTCAAACCGCTCGGAGATCGCATCTTTATCAAGGTGTCCGAATCCGAGGAAAAAACCGCCGGCGGCATCCTGCTGCCCGACACCGCCAAGGAAAAGCCCCAGGTCGGTGAAGTTGTGCAGGTCGGCCCCGGCAAGCGCAACGAAGACGGCTCCCGTCAGGCTCCCGAAGTGAGCGTGGGCGACAAGGTGCTCTACAGCAAGTACGCCGGCACCGACATCAAGCTCGGCACCGATGAGTACGTGCTCCTCTCCGAGAAGGACATCCTCGCCGTCGTCAACTGA
- the atpD gene encoding F0F1 ATP synthase subunit beta — protein MAAAAPAATGTQGIVKQVIGPVLDVEFPAGKLPRIYNALRITGKNAAGQDVALTAEVQQLLGDHRVRAVSMSSTDGLVRGMTALDTGAPISVPVGEATLGRIFNVLGEPVDEQGPVNTTLTAPIHREAPKLTELETKPKVFETGIKVIDLLAPYRQGGKVGLFGGAGVGKTVLIQELINNIAKEHGGVSVFGGVGERTREGNDLYEEFKESGVINADDLSKSKVALCYGQMNEPPGARMRVGLSALTMAEHFRDVNKQDVLLFIDNIFRFVQAGSEVSALLGRMPSAVGYQPTLGTDVGELQERITSTLEGSITSIQAVYVPADDLTDPAPATTFAHLDATTVLSRGLASKGIYPAVDPLDSTSTMLQPAVVGDEHYRTARAVQSTLQRYKELQDIIAILGLDELSEEDRRTVDRARKIEKFLSQPFFVAEIFTGMPGKYVKLEDTIKGFNMILAGELDDLPEAAFYLVGNIDEVKAKAAKIQAEAKG, from the coding sequence ATGGCAGCTGCTGCTCCCGCCGCGACCGGCACACAAGGAATCGTCAAGCAGGTCATCGGCCCGGTGCTCGACGTGGAGTTCCCGGCCGGAAAGCTGCCCCGCATCTACAACGCTCTGCGCATCACCGGCAAGAACGCCGCCGGGCAGGACGTCGCCCTGACCGCCGAGGTTCAGCAGCTGCTGGGCGATCACCGGGTGCGCGCCGTCTCGATGAGCAGCACCGACGGCCTTGTGCGCGGCATGACCGCCCTCGACACCGGCGCTCCCATCTCCGTGCCCGTGGGTGAGGCCACCCTGGGTCGCATCTTCAACGTGCTGGGTGAGCCCGTCGACGAGCAGGGTCCCGTCAACACCACCCTCACTGCCCCGATCCACCGTGAGGCTCCCAAGCTCACCGAGCTGGAGACCAAGCCCAAGGTGTTCGAGACCGGCATCAAGGTGATCGACCTGCTGGCTCCTTACCGCCAGGGCGGCAAGGTCGGCCTGTTCGGGGGCGCCGGCGTCGGCAAGACCGTGCTGATTCAGGAGCTGATCAACAACATCGCCAAGGAACACGGCGGTGTGTCCGTGTTCGGTGGCGTGGGTGAGCGCACCCGCGAGGGCAATGACCTCTACGAGGAGTTCAAGGAGTCCGGTGTGATCAACGCCGACGACCTCTCCAAGTCGAAGGTGGCCCTCTGCTATGGCCAGATGAACGAGCCCCCCGGCGCCCGTATGCGCGTTGGTCTGTCGGCGCTGACCATGGCCGAGCACTTCCGTGATGTGAACAAGCAGGACGTGCTGCTGTTCATCGACAACATCTTCCGCTTCGTGCAGGCCGGCTCCGAGGTTTCGGCGCTGCTGGGTCGGATGCCTTCGGCTGTGGGCTACCAGCCCACCCTGGGCACCGACGTGGGTGAGCTGCAGGAGCGCATCACCTCCACCCTCGAGGGTTCGATCACGTCGATCCAGGCCGTTTACGTGCCTGCGGACGACCTCACCGACCCGGCTCCCGCCACCACCTTCGCCCACCTCGACGCCACCACCGTGCTCAGTCGCGGTCTGGCCTCCAAGGGCATCTACCCCGCCGTGGATCCCCTTGATTCCACCAGCACCATGCTGCAGCCGGCAGTGGTGGGCGACGAGCACTACCGCACCGCCCGTGCTGTGCAGTCCACCCTGCAGCGCTACAAGGAGCTGCAGGACATCATCGCCATCCTTGGCCTTGATGAACTCTCCGAGGAGGATCGCCGCACCGTTGACCGGGCCCGCAAGATCGAGAAGTTCCTGTCCCAGCCCTTCTTCGTGGCTGAGATCTTCACCGGCATGCCTGGCAAGTACGTGAAGCTCGAGGACACCATCAAGGGCTTCAACATGATCCTCGCCGGTGAGCTCGATGATCTGCCGGAGGCCGCCTTCTATCTGGTCGGCAACATCGATGAGGTGAAGGCCAAGGCGGCCAAGATCCAGGCGGAAGCCAAGGGTTGA
- the atpC gene encoding ATP synthase F1 subunit epsilon — protein sequence MTLTLRVLAPDQSVFDDNADEVILPSTTGQVGILTGHVSMLTALDSGVLRLRQGSSWQSIALMGGFAEVEANQVTVLVNAAELGSRIDAASAEKELEAAQHAADAFEGQASSTEKVKAQQALARARARLAASRGS from the coding sequence ATGACACTCACTCTTCGCGTTCTGGCTCCTGACCAGAGCGTCTTTGACGACAACGCTGACGAAGTGATCCTTCCCAGTACCACCGGCCAGGTGGGCATCCTCACCGGTCACGTTTCGATGCTCACCGCCCTTGACAGTGGTGTGCTGCGCCTTCGTCAGGGTTCCTCCTGGCAGTCGATCGCCCTGATGGGCGGTTTCGCCGAGGTGGAGGCCAATCAGGTCACGGTGCTCGTCAACGCCGCCGAACTCGGCAGCCGCATCGACGCCGCTTCTGCTGAGAAGGAACTGGAGGCTGCCCAGCATGCCGCCGATGCCTTCGAAGGACAGGCCTCGAGCACTGAGAAGGTGAAGGCCCAGCAGGCCCTCGCCCGTGCCCGTGCGCGTCTCGCAGCCAGCCGCGGCAGCTGA
- a CDS encoding rhomboid family intramembrane serine protease, with amino-acid sequence MGKGREIGAQLHAWLAGGDREPLQARRIEGVLLDALGSDPRLRGPVRDLALQPLLLTLLQETSPVARRSLLETLVQDLQATYAPAVLGELLDLLEAATGLPVGRRSSSDGATPLRTPPAAQPAGAPRRRPRRGSTQPWGQRFRDLPADLQPIAPGLALGFANALVFLWLGGELGRLLPRSWSSGLLLLLVLAVLQLLLVRPLARLRRDAPLTLADSSDPHRVWRWITAPWVHHRQGEALLNGLMLLILLGDTPLPLGQLLLRYLLTSLATMLPAVLLARRWLRYACWDGATGAVAALIALATGVSLLQWRPVSFPFGVLTVPVWVLFVVYGVIQLAWVLPRQHPDEMAPPRRRLFCSTWWWGTCWGLLWALLTRLQEWAEPLLRGTAAG; translated from the coding sequence ATGGGGAAGGGGAGGGAGATCGGAGCCCAGCTGCATGCCTGGCTGGCCGGGGGTGACCGTGAACCGCTTCAGGCGCGACGGATCGAGGGTGTGCTGCTCGATGCCCTCGGCAGCGATCCCCGTCTGCGCGGTCCCGTGCGTGATCTGGCGTTGCAGCCCCTGCTGTTGACGCTGCTGCAGGAGACCTCGCCGGTGGCACGCCGCAGCCTGCTCGAAACCCTCGTTCAGGATCTGCAGGCCACCTACGCCCCCGCCGTACTGGGCGAGCTGCTGGATCTGCTTGAAGCGGCCACGGGCCTGCCGGTGGGTCGCCGATCTTCATCCGATGGCGCCACGCCCCTCCGGACGCCGCCAGCGGCGCAGCCGGCAGGAGCGCCACGGCGGCGTCCGCGTCGTGGCTCCACCCAGCCGTGGGGTCAGCGGTTCCGTGACCTGCCTGCGGATCTGCAGCCGATCGCCCCGGGATTGGCCCTCGGCTTCGCCAATGCCCTGGTGTTCCTCTGGCTGGGGGGCGAACTCGGCCGCCTGCTGCCGCGCTCCTGGAGCAGTGGGCTGCTGCTGCTGCTGGTGCTCGCGGTGCTGCAGCTGCTGCTGGTCCGTCCCCTCGCCCGGCTGCGGCGCGACGCCCCGCTCACCCTGGCGGACAGCAGCGATCCCCATCGGGTGTGGCGCTGGATCACCGCTCCCTGGGTGCATCACCGCCAGGGGGAGGCCCTGCTCAATGGGCTGATGCTGTTGATCCTGCTCGGGGATACGCCTCTGCCGCTGGGCCAGCTGCTGCTGCGCTACCTGCTCACGAGCCTGGCGACGATGCTGCCGGCGGTGCTGCTGGCGCGCCGCTGGTTGCGGTATGCCTGCTGGGATGGTGCCACCGGAGCTGTCGCGGCCCTGATCGCCCTGGCCACGGGGGTGAGCCTGCTGCAGTGGCGACCCGTCAGCTTCCCGTTCGGCGTGCTGACGGTGCCGGTCTGGGTGCTGTTTGTGGTGTACGGCGTCATTCAGCTGGCCTGGGTGCTGCCCAGGCAGCATCCCGACGAGATGGCGCCGCCGCGGCGGCGCCTGTTCTGCTCCACCTGGTGGTGGGGCACCTGCTGGGGTCTGCTGTGGGCCCTGCTGACCCGACTGCAGGAGTGGGCGGAACCCCTGCTGCGCGGCACGGCAGCGGGCTGA
- a CDS encoding DUF6679 family protein gives MLQRKLDRFLQEQRPVWIYLRDQQCWIEDALIVEILGDLVTLRHEDDDDEERSSWELSVRLESIGAVSTRLASVNRSAASEDIATTGDCPEAERLGSP, from the coding sequence ATGCTGCAGCGCAAGCTTGATCGCTTCCTTCAGGAGCAGCGTCCGGTCTGGATCTATCTGCGCGACCAGCAGTGCTGGATCGAAGACGCGCTGATCGTCGAGATCCTCGGCGATCTCGTCACCCTGCGCCATGAGGACGACGACGACGAGGAGCGCTCCAGCTGGGAGCTGAGCGTGCGGCTCGAGTCGATCGGGGCCGTGAGCACCCGCCTCGCCAGCGTGAACCGCAGCGCAGCCAGCGAGGACATCGCCACCACCGGCGACTGCCCGGAGGCCGAGCGGCTGGGCAGCCCCTGA